The following proteins are co-located in the Zonotrichia albicollis isolate bZonAlb1 chromosome 1, bZonAlb1.hap1, whole genome shotgun sequence genome:
- the LOC113459266 gene encoding M-phase-specific PLK1-interacting protein, with the protein MYRPGFRAPTPPYAGGGFRSPPSGGGPLPPSPQGYGSPHRTPPYGHRPGPYGSGLSPRGAGFHGRFGSPSPGAQTPRRPQSVSPRYPAPYGGASLAGAPLHPPPQHKRSPGGFQRHFQGSPRTSTPFGTAHGREKRVSNDVENYYRPSMLEDPWAGLEPVSVTDINQQYSSEQTTCTGKKGRYFS; encoded by the exons ATGTACCGGCCGGGATTCCGCGCACCGACACCTCCCTACGCGGGTGGCGGCTTCCGGAGCCCTCCCTCCGGCGGAGGACCCCTGCCGCCCTCTCCGCAGGGCTACGGGAGCCCCCACCGCACGCCGCCCTACGGCCACCGGCCCGGGCCCTACGGCAGCGGCCTCTCGCCCCGCGGCGCCGGGTTCCACGGGCGCTTCGGGAGCCCCTCGCCGGGGGCGCAGACCCCGCGCAGGCCGCAGAGCGTCAGCCCCCGGTACCCGGCTCCGTACGGCGGCGCGTCCCTGGCCGGGGCGCCTCTGCACCCGCCGCCGCAGCACAAGCGCTCGCCCGGCGGCTTCCAGAGGCACTTCCAG GGATCACCCAGGACATCTACTCCATTTGGTACAGCGCATGGCAGAGAGAAAAGAGTCTCTAATGATGTGGAAAACTATTACAGACCTTCAATGCTTGAGGACCCATGGGCTGGCCTAGAGCCAGTGTCTGTTACAGACATAAACCAGCAATACAGCAGTGAGCAGACAACATGTACTGGCAAAAAAGGGAGGTATTTCAGCTAA